One Deltaproteobacteria bacterium genomic window, TGCGCGAGGTGAAGGCCGGGACCTTCCCCACCGAGGCGCAGGCCTTCGCCCCGCCGAAGACGTCGACGGGAGCGGCATGACGACGGTGACCGAGCCGCGCGCCATGCAGGCGTGGGCCGACGCCGAGCGCGGCGCCGGCCGGCGCATCGCCCTCGTGCCGACGATGGGCGCCCTCCACGCGGGGCACCTGGCGCTCGTCGCCGCGGCCCGCCGCCGGGCGCAAAGGGTGGTCGTGTCCATCTTCGTGAACCCGATCCAGTTCGATCGGCGCGACGATTTCGAGCGGTATCCGCGGACGCTCGACGACGACCTCCGGATCTGCGCCACGGCGGGCGTCGACGCCGTCTACGCGCCGAGCGCCGCGGCGATGTACGCGGAGGGATTCCAGACGGCGGTGGAGGTGACGAGGCTCACCGAGCCGCTGTGCGGCGCGGCGCGCCCGGGCCACTTCCGGGGCGTCACGACGGTGGTGACGAAGCTCTTCCACGCCGTGCGGCCGGACGTCGCCGTGTTCGGCGAGAAGGACTACCAGCAGCTCGCCGTCGTGCGGCGCATGACGGCGGACCTCGACTTCGGGATCGAGATCGTCGGGGTGGCGACGGTGCGCGAGCCGGACGGCCTGGCGCTCTCGAGCCGCAACCGCCGCCTGGGTCCGGACGACCGTGAGGCGGCGCGCTGCGTGCCGCGCGCGCTCGACGCGGCGGCGGAGCTGGTGTCGGCGGGGGAGCGCAGGGCCGGGCCGGTGGTCGC contains:
- a CDS encoding pantoate--beta-alanine ligase, whose protein sequence is MTTVTEPRAMQAWADAERGAGRRIALVPTMGALHAGHLALVAAARRRAQRVVVSIFVNPIQFDRRDDFERYPRTLDDDLRICATAGVDAVYAPSAAAMYAEGFQTAVEVTRLTEPLCGAARPGHFRGVTTVVTKLFHAVRPDVAVFGEKDYQQLAVVRRMTADLDFGIEIVGVATVREPDGLALSSRNRRLGPDDREAARCVPRALDAAAELVSAGERRAGPVVAGAASVIAGERRARLEYAELRDPETLAELAEVAGPALLAVAVWVGGVRLIDNRLLVPEGDVP